The proteins below come from a single Asanoa ferruginea genomic window:
- a CDS encoding ATP-binding cassette domain-containing protein translates to MQNLAIEAYGLVKRFGDVSALDGVDLTVEAGTVLGLLGPNGAGKTTAVRILATLTRPDAGTATVLGHDVTRDGHRVRELIGLVGQHASVDEDLTGRHNLHLVGRLLGLSRRETAARAATLLDEFGLADAADRPVKTYSGGLRRRVDLAASLVNQPRVVFLDEPTSGLDPVARGALWDRVRVLVAAGTTVLLTTQYLEEADALADEIVVVDHGRVAARGTPTALKRRLGTQTLDLRLADPARVDEAAALVTAVVGAAPARVGERLSVPVTDGAMMPAVVRRLDEAGAEIAEIALHLPSLDDVFRALTGADASVAA, encoded by the coding sequence ATGCAAAACCTGGCCATCGAGGCGTACGGACTGGTCAAGCGCTTTGGCGACGTCAGCGCACTGGACGGCGTCGACCTCACCGTCGAGGCCGGCACGGTGCTCGGGCTGCTCGGGCCCAACGGCGCCGGCAAGACCACCGCCGTGCGGATCCTGGCCACCCTGACCCGCCCGGACGCCGGAACCGCCACGGTGCTCGGCCATGACGTGACCCGCGACGGCCACCGGGTGCGCGAGCTCATCGGCCTTGTCGGCCAGCACGCCTCCGTCGACGAAGACCTGACCGGCCGGCACAACCTGCACCTGGTCGGCCGCCTGCTCGGCCTGTCCCGCCGGGAGACCGCGGCCCGCGCCGCCACGCTGCTCGACGAGTTCGGCCTCGCCGACGCCGCCGACCGGCCGGTGAAGACCTACTCGGGCGGCCTGCGCCGGCGCGTCGACCTCGCCGCCAGCCTGGTCAACCAGCCGCGGGTGGTGTTCCTCGACGAGCCGACCAGCGGGCTCGACCCGGTCGCCCGCGGCGCCCTCTGGGACCGCGTCCGGGTGCTGGTCGCGGCCGGCACGACCGTGCTGCTGACCACGCAATACCTGGAGGAGGCCGACGCGCTGGCCGACGAGATCGTGGTGGTCGACCACGGCCGGGTCGCGGCCCGCGGCACCCCGACCGCTCTCAAACGCCGGCTCGGCACCCAGACGCTCGACCTGCGACTGGCCGACCCGGCCCGGGTCGACGAGGCGGCCGCCCTGGTCACCGCCGTGGTCGGCGCCGCACCCGCGCGGGTCGGTGAGCGACTCAGCGTGCCGGTCACCGACGGCGCGATGATGCCGGCCGTGGTGCGCCGGCTCGACGAGGCCGGCGCCGAGATCGCCGAGATCGCGCTGCACCTGCCCAGCCTCGACGACGTGTTCCGGGCGCTGACCGGGGCCGACGCGAGCGTGGCGGCATGA
- a CDS encoding ABC transporter permease yields the protein MTVRLAATQCLTLAWRGIVKIRRHPATLADVVFGPAIFLVLFVYVFGGAISGSTHDYLRFVLPGMLGLMTLLATMGVGVALNQDIEKGVFDRIRSLPTLRIAPLVGAIGGDIVRQVVAIVALLGFGVALGFRFGTGPLPVLAACALALGFALALSWVWVLLGLVLPNAQAVQGLGAVVIFPVAFASNIFVPTDTMPGWLRAFVEVNPVRHLMDALRGLLLGGPVAQPVLITLAWMAGFVAVFAPLALAAYRRRSVT from the coding sequence ATGACCGTCCGGCTGGCTGCAACCCAGTGCCTGACCCTGGCTTGGCGGGGCATCGTGAAGATCCGGCGGCACCCGGCGACACTGGCGGATGTCGTGTTCGGCCCGGCCATCTTCCTGGTGCTGTTCGTCTACGTGTTCGGCGGCGCGATCTCCGGCAGCACCCACGACTACCTGCGGTTCGTGTTGCCCGGCATGCTCGGCCTGATGACGCTGCTGGCCACCATGGGCGTCGGGGTGGCGCTCAACCAGGACATCGAGAAGGGCGTCTTCGACCGGATCCGCAGCCTGCCGACGCTGCGGATCGCCCCGCTGGTCGGCGCGATCGGCGGTGACATCGTGCGCCAGGTCGTCGCCATCGTCGCGCTGCTCGGCTTCGGCGTGGCGCTCGGCTTCCGGTTCGGCACCGGTCCCCTGCCGGTGCTCGCGGCCTGTGCGCTGGCGCTCGGTTTCGCCCTCGCGCTGTCCTGGGTGTGGGTGCTGCTCGGCCTCGTCCTGCCCAACGCGCAGGCCGTGCAGGGCCTCGGCGCGGTGGTCATCTTCCCGGTCGCATTCGCCAGCAACATCTTCGTGCCGACCGACACGATGCCCGGTTGGCTGCGCGCGTTCGTCGAGGTCAACCCGGTGCGGCACCTGATGGACGCGTTGCGCGGGCTGCTGCTCGGCGGCCCGGTCGCCCAGCCCGTGCTGATCACGCTGGCCTGGATGGCGGGCTTCGTGGCGGTGTTCGCCCCGCTGGCGCTGGCCGCCTACCGCAGGCGCAGCGTCACGTAG
- a CDS encoding GNAT family N-acetyltransferase, with protein sequence MPELRFAPPVDEAGLATWRLIHNTVIPPIPLTLDEVRERAGRNKLELAYAGDVVVGNSTVRPVDPDGISVVIARVLPEHRRQGFGELIHERALAAARALDPAAIETVVLATNTDGLRFALAHGYVETERYAVDDATYVTLRLR encoded by the coding sequence ATGCCTGAGCTGCGGTTCGCCCCGCCGGTCGACGAGGCCGGGCTGGCCACCTGGCGGTTGATCCACAACACGGTCATCCCGCCGATCCCGCTCACCCTCGACGAGGTGCGCGAGCGGGCCGGCCGCAACAAGCTGGAGCTGGCCTACGCGGGCGACGTCGTGGTCGGCAACTCGACCGTGCGACCGGTCGACCCCGACGGGATCTCCGTCGTGATCGCCCGGGTGCTCCCGGAACACCGCCGCCAGGGCTTCGGTGAGCTCATCCACGAGCGGGCGCTGGCCGCGGCCCGGGCGCTCGACCCGGCGGCGATCGAGACCGTGGTGCTCGCGACCAACACCGACGGGCTGCGCTTCGCGCTGGCGCACGGGTATGTCGAGACCGAGCGCTACGCCGTCGACGACGCGACCTACGTGACGCTGCGCCTGCGGTAG
- a CDS encoding TIGR03960 family B12-binding radical SAM protein has protein sequence MTVETVWPRLEELLPLVSKPIQYVGGELGGVRKEWDATTVRWALMYPDAYEVGLPNQGVQILYEVLNEQPDVLAERTYAVWPDLEALMRERGVPQFTVDTHRPVRAFDILGLSFATELGYTNMLTALDLAGIPLLAPDRTDEDPIVLAGGHAAFNPEPIADFIDAAVLGDGEEAVLEVTALIRAWKEEGSPGGRDELLLRLAKTESVYVPRFYDVDYLPDGRIQRVVPNRAGVPFRVHKRTTMDLDQWPYPKKPLVPLAETVHERYAVEIFRGCTRGCRFCQAGMITRPVRERSITTVGQMVKEGLEFSGFSEVGLLSLSSADHSEIGDICSGLADQYQGTNVSLSLPSTRVDAFNIDLAQELSRNGRRTGLTFAPEGGSERIRRVINKMVSEEDLIRTVVTAYTNGWRQVKLYFMCGLPTETDDDVVQIARLAHEVIKAGRAATGTKDIRCTVSIGGFVPKPHTPFQWASMSSPEVIDNRLKLLKQAINSDRSLGRAIGLRYHDGEPSLIEGLLSRGDRRVGAVIRKVWEDGGRFDGWSEHFSYRRWVDAAEAVLPGFGLDLDWFTTRERDELEVLPWDHLDSGLDKDWLWQDWQDSTNEYEQDDCRWTPCFDCGVCPSMDTEIQIGPTGRKLLPLTPVGSANA, from the coding sequence ATGACCGTCGAAACCGTGTGGCCGCGGCTCGAAGAGCTGCTGCCGCTGGTCAGCAAGCCGATCCAATACGTTGGGGGCGAGCTGGGCGGGGTGCGCAAGGAGTGGGACGCCACCACCGTGCGCTGGGCCCTGATGTATCCCGACGCCTACGAGGTCGGCCTGCCCAACCAGGGCGTGCAGATCCTCTACGAGGTGCTCAACGAGCAGCCCGACGTGCTGGCCGAGCGCACCTACGCGGTCTGGCCCGACCTCGAGGCGCTGATGCGCGAGCGCGGCGTGCCGCAGTTCACCGTCGACACGCACCGCCCCGTCCGGGCCTTCGACATCCTCGGTCTCTCGTTCGCGACCGAGCTCGGCTACACCAACATGCTGACCGCGCTCGACCTGGCCGGCATCCCGCTGCTGGCCCCCGACCGCACCGACGAGGACCCGATCGTGCTGGCCGGCGGGCACGCCGCGTTCAACCCCGAGCCGATCGCCGACTTCATCGACGCGGCCGTGCTCGGCGACGGCGAAGAGGCGGTCCTCGAGGTCACCGCGCTGATCCGGGCCTGGAAGGAAGAGGGCTCCCCGGGCGGCCGCGACGAGCTGCTGCTGCGGCTGGCCAAGACCGAGAGCGTCTACGTGCCGCGCTTCTACGACGTCGACTACCTGCCCGACGGGCGGATCCAGCGGGTCGTCCCCAACCGGGCCGGCGTCCCGTTCCGGGTCCACAAGCGCACCACGATGGACCTCGACCAGTGGCCCTACCCCAAGAAGCCGCTGGTCCCGCTGGCCGAGACGGTGCACGAGCGCTACGCGGTCGAGATCTTCCGGGGCTGCACCCGGGGCTGCCGGTTCTGCCAGGCCGGCATGATCACCCGGCCGGTGCGCGAGCGGTCGATCACCACGGTAGGCCAGATGGTCAAGGAGGGCCTGGAGTTCTCCGGCTTCTCCGAGGTCGGGCTGCTCTCGCTGTCGAGCGCCGACCACTCCGAGATCGGTGACATCTGCTCCGGCCTGGCCGACCAATACCAGGGCACCAACGTCTCGCTGTCGCTGCCGTCCACCCGGGTCGACGCGTTCAACATCGACCTGGCGCAGGAGCTGTCCCGCAACGGCCGGCGCACGGGCCTGACCTTCGCGCCCGAGGGCGGCTCCGAGCGGATCCGCCGGGTGATCAACAAGATGGTGTCGGAGGAAGACCTCATCCGCACCGTGGTCACCGCCTACACCAACGGTTGGCGCCAGGTGAAGCTCTACTTCATGTGCGGCCTGCCCACCGAGACCGACGACGACGTGGTCCAGATCGCCCGGCTCGCCCACGAGGTGATCAAGGCCGGTCGCGCCGCGACCGGCACCAAAGACATCCGCTGCACGGTCTCCATCGGCGGTTTCGTGCCCAAGCCGCACACCCCGTTCCAGTGGGCCTCGATGTCGTCGCCCGAGGTGATCGACAACCGGCTCAAGCTGCTCAAGCAGGCGATCAACAGCGACCGCTCGCTGGGCCGGGCGATCGGCCTGCGCTACCACGACGGTGAGCCCTCGCTGATCGAAGGCCTGCTGTCCCGCGGTGACCGGCGGGTCGGCGCGGTGATCCGCAAGGTCTGGGAAGACGGCGGCCGGTTCGACGGCTGGTCCGAGCACTTCTCCTACCGGCGTTGGGTCGACGCGGCCGAGGCGGTGCTGCCCGGCTTCGGGCTCGACCTCGACTGGTTCACCACCCGCGAGCGCGACGAGCTCGAGGTGCTGCCCTGGGACCACCTCGACTCCGGGCTCGACAAGGACTGGCTCTGGCAGGACTGGCAGGACTCGACCAACGAATACGAGCAGGACGACTGCCGCTGGACCCCGTGCTTCGACTGCGGTGTCTGCCCGTCGATGGACACCGAGATCCAGATCGGCCCGACCGGCCGCAAGCTGCTGCCGCTGACCCCGGTCGGCAGCGCCAATGCCTGA
- a CDS encoding prenyltransferase, which yields MSSLSVADRLSAWRYAFATTNPPAQGVVDPVTRWLVVTRAGVLPMTLTSGLIAVLLAAVATVSVDWLNVGLAVVGIVVAHLANNLMNDLTDTDLGNDTADYPRALYAPHPILAGLVTRRQLLAGIVLCQVIDLAIMITLIVRQNWWVAAFALGGLFLSWAYTAPPLRLKKIGLGELDVLVTWGPLMVGGVYYAGTGTLPWAVVVAALVYALLPTTVLMGKHIDKLPYDARSGTRTLPVVLGEPFGKAATVGMMLLYYVGVVALVVAGELPWPALATLGGLPTLVWVWRRFREPKPVDPPPNNPVWPLWWAPLAFIHTRRAGALLILGLAAWAIFR from the coding sequence GTGAGCAGCCTCAGCGTTGCCGACCGGCTGTCGGCCTGGCGATACGCGTTCGCCACCACCAACCCGCCCGCACAGGGCGTCGTCGACCCGGTCACCCGCTGGCTGGTGGTGACCCGCGCCGGCGTACTCCCGATGACATTGACCTCGGGTTTGATCGCCGTGCTCCTCGCGGCCGTCGCCACCGTGTCGGTCGATTGGCTCAACGTCGGGCTCGCCGTCGTCGGGATCGTGGTCGCGCACCTGGCCAACAACCTGATGAACGACCTGACCGACACCGATCTCGGCAACGACACCGCCGACTACCCGCGGGCGCTCTACGCGCCGCACCCGATCCTGGCCGGCCTGGTCACCCGCCGGCAGTTGCTCGCCGGCATCGTGCTCTGCCAGGTGATCGACCTGGCCATCATGATCACGCTGATCGTCCGGCAGAACTGGTGGGTCGCCGCGTTCGCGCTCGGCGGGCTGTTCCTCTCCTGGGCCTACACCGCGCCGCCGCTGCGCCTCAAGAAGATCGGTCTCGGCGAGCTCGACGTGCTGGTCACCTGGGGTCCGCTGATGGTCGGCGGCGTCTACTACGCCGGCACCGGCACGCTGCCCTGGGCGGTCGTGGTCGCCGCGCTCGTCTACGCGCTGCTGCCAACCACGGTGCTGATGGGCAAACACATCGACAAGCTGCCGTACGACGCCCGCAGTGGCACCCGCACGCTCCCAGTGGTGCTCGGCGAGCCGTTCGGCAAGGCGGCGACCGTCGGCATGATGCTGCTCTACTACGTGGGCGTGGTGGCGCTGGTCGTCGCCGGCGAGCTGCCCTGGCCGGCGCTGGCCACGCTGGGCGGGCTGCCGACGCTGGTGTGGGTGTGGCGACGGTTCCGCGAGCCCAAGCCCGTCGACCCGCCGCCCAACAACCCGGTCTGGCCACTGTGGTGGGCACCGCTGGCGTTCATCCACACCCGCCGGGCCGGCGCGCTGCTGATCCTCGGCCTGGCGGCGTGGGCTATTTTTCGCTAG
- a CDS encoding VOC family protein, translating into MHIELAALVVDDYDEAIGFFVDALGFDLVEDSPAETNDGRPKRWVVVRPPGAQTGLLLALADGDDQRKVVGNQLAGRVGFFLRVDDFAAAYTRMREAGVTFHGEPRHEVYGTVVVFEDVAGNKWDLLGPSEK; encoded by the coding sequence ATGCACATCGAACTTGCGGCACTCGTCGTCGACGACTACGACGAGGCGATCGGCTTCTTCGTCGACGCCCTCGGTTTCGACCTGGTCGAGGACAGCCCGGCGGAGACCAACGACGGCCGCCCGAAGCGCTGGGTCGTGGTCCGCCCGCCGGGCGCGCAGACCGGCCTGCTGCTCGCCCTCGCCGACGGCGATGACCAGCGGAAAGTGGTCGGCAACCAGTTGGCCGGCCGGGTCGGTTTCTTCCTGCGGGTCGACGACTTCGCGGCCGCGTACACCCGGATGCGCGAAGCGGGTGTGACCTTCCACGGCGAACCGCGGCACGAGGTCTACGGGACGGTCGTCGTCTTCGAAGACGTCGCGGGTAACAAATGGGACCTACTGGGACCTAGCGAAAAATAG
- a CDS encoding cryptochrome/photolyase family protein has translation MIRRWLFADQLGPHFLDAPRQPVLLVESKAVFRRRAFHRQKAHLVLSALRHRAAELGDQAIFLRTETYAEALRKVSGEPLDVCHPTSRRAHEFVQGLDGVTVRPPRGFATSPASFVAWADGRHGRLRMEDFYRDARRRLDVLMDGDAPAGGRWNLDTENRQPPPREGMEVPAPPMPVEDEIDEGVRADLDQWEREGIRFVGADGPRLFPATRAEALARLRHFINHRLSAFGPYEDAMLADDPWMAHSMLSAPLNLGLIDPLDAVRRAEDAYRAGKAPLSSVEGFVRQLIGWRDYIWHLYWYFGADYGGADGLRATRPVPSWFQSLDADSVEARCLADVLRGVRDRGWVHHIPRLMVLGNYALQRGWRPAELVDWFHRSFVDGYEWVMTANVIGMSQYADLGAMTTKPYAAGGAYINRMSDYCRGCRYDPRSRLGVNACPYTAGYWSFLDRNRGRLLGNARLGQAMRQLDRLEDLGAVRDQERDRGDRAP, from the coding sequence ATGATCCGCCGGTGGCTGTTCGCCGACCAATTGGGGCCGCACTTCCTCGACGCGCCCCGCCAACCGGTCCTGCTGGTCGAGTCGAAGGCCGTCTTCCGGCGCCGCGCGTTCCACCGGCAGAAGGCCCACCTCGTGCTTTCCGCCCTGCGCCACCGCGCCGCCGAACTCGGTGATCAAGCGATCTTCCTGCGCACGGAGACCTACGCCGAGGCGCTACGCAAGGTCAGCGGCGAACCACTCGACGTATGCCATCCGACCTCTCGCCGTGCTCACGAGTTCGTGCAGGGTCTTGACGGGGTGACCGTGCGGCCGCCCCGCGGCTTCGCCACCAGCCCCGCTTCGTTCGTGGCCTGGGCCGACGGCCGGCACGGGCGCCTGCGGATGGAAGACTTCTACCGCGACGCCCGGCGCCGCCTCGACGTGCTGATGGATGGCGACGCACCCGCCGGCGGGCGGTGGAACCTCGACACGGAGAACCGCCAGCCACCGCCCCGCGAAGGCATGGAGGTGCCGGCACCGCCAATGCCGGTGGAAGACGAGATCGACGAGGGCGTACGCGCCGACCTCGACCAGTGGGAACGCGAGGGCATCCGTTTCGTCGGCGCCGACGGCCCGCGGCTGTTCCCGGCAACCCGCGCCGAGGCGCTGGCCAGGCTGCGGCATTTCATCAACCACCGACTATCGGCGTTCGGCCCTTATGAAGACGCGATGCTCGCCGACGACCCATGGATGGCCCACAGCATGCTGTCGGCGCCGCTCAACCTGGGCCTGATCGACCCGTTGGACGCCGTACGCCGCGCGGAGGACGCCTACCGCGCCGGCAAGGCGCCACTGTCGAGCGTGGAGGGCTTCGTCCGCCAACTCATCGGCTGGCGCGACTACATCTGGCACCTCTACTGGTATTTCGGCGCCGACTACGGCGGCGCCGACGGCCTGCGCGCCACCCGTCCGGTCCCGTCGTGGTTCCAGTCGCTCGACGCCGACTCGGTCGAGGCCCGCTGCCTGGCCGACGTCCTGCGCGGCGTCCGCGACCGGGGCTGGGTGCACCACATCCCGCGCCTGATGGTCCTCGGCAACTACGCGCTCCAGCGCGGCTGGCGCCCGGCCGAGCTGGTCGACTGGTTCCACCGCAGCTTCGTCGACGGCTACGAGTGGGTGATGACGGCGAACGTCATCGGCATGAGCCAGTACGCCGACCTGGGCGCGATGACCACGAAGCCCTACGCGGCCGGCGGCGCCTACATCAACCGGATGAGCGACTACTGCCGCGGCTGCCGGTATGACCCGCGGTCGCGGTTGGGTGTCAACGCGTGCCCGTACACGGCAGGCTATTGGTCGTTCTTGGATCGCAATCGCGGCCGGTTGTTGGGCAACGCGCGGCTGGGCCAGGCGATGCGCCAACTGGATCGCCTGGAAGACCTGGGCGCGGTCCGCGACCAGGAACGCGACCGCGGCGACCGCGCACCATGA
- a CDS encoding SDR family NAD(P)-dependent oxidoreductase, with product MTASYVVTGGAGGVGRAIASRLLAVESTTVVVLDLTPVSWSHPRLLTVTGDATDEAAASSAADLAEAAAPLAGWVNNAAVFRDLSLSSAPAAEVVALIALNLAPAVVGSAVAVRRFLAAGTPGAIVNVSSHQAQRAVRGALPYATAKAAVEGLTRALAVDYGPSGIRANAVALGSIETERYAGYLAGLPATAVTQVAEEMARLHPIGRVGRADEVAEAVAFFLSPGASLITGTVIPVDGGRAAQGQDPESR from the coding sequence ATGACCGCGTCCTATGTGGTCACCGGCGGCGCGGGCGGCGTCGGCCGGGCGATCGCCTCGCGCCTGCTCGCGGTCGAGTCCACCACCGTGGTGGTCCTCGACCTGACCCCGGTGTCGTGGTCCCATCCACGCCTGCTCACGGTGACCGGCGACGCCACCGACGAGGCCGCTGCTTCGTCGGCGGCCGACCTGGCCGAGGCGGCGGCACCGCTGGCCGGCTGGGTCAACAACGCGGCCGTCTTCCGCGACCTGTCGTTGTCCTCGGCGCCGGCGGCCGAGGTGGTCGCGCTGATCGCACTCAACCTGGCGCCGGCGGTGGTCGGCTCGGCGGTGGCGGTCCGCCGCTTCCTGGCGGCCGGCACCCCGGGTGCGATCGTCAACGTCTCGTCACACCAGGCCCAGCGAGCGGTCCGCGGCGCCCTCCCCTACGCGACCGCAAAGGCGGCGGTGGAGGGCCTGACGCGGGCGTTGGCGGTCGATTACGGGCCGTCCGGGATCCGGGCGAACGCGGTGGCGTTGGGCTCGATCGAGACGGAGCGCTACGCGGGCTATCTGGCCGGCCTGCCAGCGACGGCGGTGACCCAGGTGGCGGAGGAGATGGCGCGTCTCCACCCGATCGGCCGCGTCGGCCGGGCCGACGAGGTGGCGGAGGCGGTCGCCTTCTTTCTCTCCCCTGGGGCCAGCCTGATCACCGGCACGGTCATCCCCGTCGACGGCGGCCGCGCCGCTCAGGGCCAGGACCCAGAGTCGCGCTGA
- a CDS encoding zinc finger Ran-binding domain-containing protein, with amino-acid sequence MTPWQCGECGRRNEPLATTCAVCGNPADEPAADPVNETAPAPATSYEPLRAYQPAARVRRQRGPLIAGIAALALLVLAGGGWYAGVHERLTASPEATSTTTVAPPDTAPTFTTAPVEPTIAPPPQTVGMVTIHPAVTDERAPAVAALFDGYFSAINAHNAEQAVAAFDPAGNIAPTDADAVAKFATDISTTWDSDVVLMWLGDNGPGAVQAQVTFTSRQDPYFGPTGRESETCTLWDITYLLTQPAGAHRIHSGSATSTPC; translated from the coding sequence GTGACGCCCTGGCAGTGTGGCGAATGCGGCCGGCGCAACGAGCCTCTCGCCACGACGTGCGCGGTCTGTGGGAATCCCGCCGACGAGCCGGCAGCTGATCCCGTCAACGAGACTGCGCCCGCTCCCGCGACGAGCTACGAACCGCTGCGCGCCTACCAGCCCGCCGCCCGCGTTCGTCGCCAGCGCGGACCGCTGATCGCTGGGATCGCCGCCCTCGCCCTGCTCGTCCTGGCCGGCGGCGGCTGGTATGCCGGCGTCCACGAACGGCTCACCGCGAGTCCGGAGGCCACGAGCACCACGACCGTAGCGCCACCTGATACCGCGCCCACCTTCACCACTGCCCCGGTCGAGCCCACGATCGCCCCGCCGCCCCAGACCGTCGGGATGGTGACCATCCACCCGGCGGTCACCGACGAGCGTGCGCCGGCGGTGGCCGCCCTGTTCGACGGCTACTTCTCGGCGATCAACGCGCACAACGCCGAGCAGGCCGTCGCTGCCTTCGATCCGGCCGGAAACATCGCTCCCACCGACGCTGATGCGGTGGCGAAGTTCGCTACCGACATCTCCACCACCTGGGACTCCGACGTGGTGCTGATGTGGCTCGGCGACAACGGTCCGGGCGCCGTGCAGGCTCAGGTGACCTTCACCAGCCGCCAGGATCCATACTTCGGCCCGACCGGACGGGAGTCGGAAACCTGCACGCTATGGGACATCACCTATCTGCTGACTCAACCCGCCGGCGCACACCGCATCCACAGCGGCTCCGCGACCAGCACACCTTGCTGA
- a CDS encoding ABC transporter permease — MRLLAVGGVIAYRALFNWTTPSMFVGTLLVGPLFQLLFFAFLGRQLGVADDTFYIVGNAVLAASLACVFGGTMAVSNERRYGTLGHVLLSPRPRTLVFLGRAIPYAGNGLLIAAFTLTVGSLLLGLRIPLGALPGLALTLAVGSLSCAFFGLTLGALGLRFRDVWLVSNVSVSLLLLLTGVNVPADHLPAWMRVVGGGLPITHSAEAARRLVAGDGFGAALSPLGREVAVGAAYAVVAALLLKIFEAESRRRASLDTL; from the coding sequence ATGCGCCTACTCGCCGTCGGCGGCGTGATCGCCTACCGCGCCCTGTTCAACTGGACTACCCCGTCGATGTTCGTCGGCACCCTGCTGGTCGGGCCTTTATTCCAGCTGTTGTTCTTCGCCTTTCTGGGCCGCCAGCTGGGCGTAGCGGACGACACGTTCTACATCGTCGGCAACGCGGTCCTGGCCGCGTCACTGGCCTGCGTCTTCGGCGGCACGATGGCGGTCTCCAACGAGCGGCGTTACGGGACGCTCGGCCACGTGCTGCTCTCGCCGCGGCCGCGGACGCTGGTGTTCCTCGGTCGGGCGATTCCCTATGCGGGCAACGGGTTGTTGATCGCCGCCTTCACGTTGACGGTCGGGTCGTTGCTGCTGGGGTTGCGCATCCCGTTGGGCGCGCTGCCCGGGTTGGCGTTGACGCTCGCGGTCGGGTCGCTGTCGTGCGCGTTCTTCGGCCTGACCCTGGGCGCGCTGGGCTTGCGCTTCCGCGACGTGTGGCTGGTCTCCAACGTGTCGGTGTCGCTGTTGCTGCTGCTGACCGGCGTGAACGTGCCGGCCGACCACCTGCCGGCGTGGATGCGGGTCGTGGGCGGCGGCCTGCCGATCACCCATTCGGCGGAGGCGGCCCGCCGCCTGGTCGCGGGCGATGGCTTCGGTGCGGCTCTGTCGCCACTGGGTCGAGAGGTCGCGGTGGGCGCGGCATACGCGGTAGTGGCGGCTTTATTGCTGAAGATCTTCGAGGCCGAGTCTCGGCGCCGCGCGTCCCTGGACACCCTGTGA
- a CDS encoding ABC transporter permease yields the protein MTLLRLIGVATLLHVKQLSRSQFEIATALFVPLVQATLAVYLFRAGTEPHRLLEAAVGAGMMAVWSSVLFGSGGAIQMQRWQGTLEMLMLAPRPPALLVFPITLATAVTGTYAMIATLLWGGLVYRIPLDVADPVAFAVSVPAAILGLGMFGLLLASTFVLLPNANAINNTLEYPIWLVSGMLVPITVLPGWTGPIGAVLPTTWAARAVRESVTGSGPVWPSLGICLAISAVCLAAGAVTMSYVERRARANATLALA from the coding sequence ATGACGTTGTTGCGGTTGATCGGTGTCGCCACGCTGTTGCACGTCAAGCAGCTCAGCCGGTCGCAATTCGAGATCGCGACCGCGTTGTTCGTACCCCTGGTGCAGGCGACCCTGGCTGTTTATCTGTTCCGGGCGGGAACGGAACCGCACCGCCTGCTGGAGGCCGCGGTCGGCGCGGGGATGATGGCGGTCTGGAGCTCGGTGCTGTTCGGCTCGGGCGGCGCCATCCAGATGCAGCGCTGGCAGGGCACGCTGGAGATGCTCATGCTGGCGCCCCGCCCGCCGGCGCTGCTGGTCTTCCCGATCACGCTGGCGACCGCGGTCACCGGCACCTACGCGATGATCGCGACCCTGCTCTGGGGCGGTCTCGTCTACCGGATCCCGCTCGACGTGGCCGACCCGGTGGCGTTCGCCGTCTCGGTGCCGGCCGCGATCCTCGGCCTGGGCATGTTCGGCCTGCTGCTGGCGTCGACGTTCGTGCTGCTGCCGAACGCCAACGCCATCAACAACACGCTGGAATACCCGATCTGGCTGGTCTCGGGAATGCTCGTGCCGATCACGGTGCTCCCCGGCTGGACGGGCCCGATCGGCGCGGTGCTGCCGACGACGTGGGCGGCGCGCGCGGTCCGCGAGTCGGTCACCGGCTCGGGCCCCGTCTGGCCGTCGCTGGGCATCTGCCTGGCGATCAGCGCGGTATGCCTGGCGGCCGGCGCCGTAACGATGTCCTACGTGGAGCGTCGCGCCCGCGCGAACGCGACCCTCGCCCTAGCCTGA